In Cicer arietinum cultivar CDC Frontier isolate Library 1 chromosome 7, Cicar.CDCFrontier_v2.0, whole genome shotgun sequence, a single window of DNA contains:
- the LOC140918761 gene encoding uncharacterized protein translates to MVVTYKDWHEMLSFALSHFDTHFNWGNPFFLVCGMKVVLPIKVEIPSIRVLMEAKLEESEWAALCHGKLDQKRLERAYEKKIYPREFREGDLVLKTILPIQKDYRGKLTPNYEGPYVVKKAFLGGALILENMDGKYLVHPVNSNAV, encoded by the exons ATGGTCGTAACATACAAAGATTGGCATGAGATGTTGTCGTTTGCACTATCGCACTTCGATACGCACTTCAACTGGGGCAACCCATTTTTCCTAGTATGTGGGATGAAGGTTGTGCTACCCATTAAAGTAGAAATCCCCTCGATAAGAGTACTAATGGAAGCCAAACTAGAGGAGTCGGAATGG GCAGCCTTATGCCATGGGAAACTAGATCAGAAAAGACTAGAAAGAGcgtatgagaaaaaaatatatcctCGAGAATTCCGAGAAGGAGACTTGGTGCTAAAAACGATCTTACCGATTCAAAAGGATTATCGTGGGAAATTGACCCCTAACTATGAAGGCCCATACGTCGTGAAGAAAGCTTTCTTAGGTGGAGCTTTGATCCTCGAGAATATGGATGGAAAATATTTAGTCCACCCTGTAAACTCAAACGCCgtataa